The following is a genomic window from Opitutus sp. GAS368.
TAAACCTGGCGGATGATGGCGGTGATCTCCTCGTCGGTCGCGCGCGACGAACTGAAGGCCGCTTTGTTGAGCACGTCGAACCGGTAGACGCCGGTCGCCTTGATCTGCGCCATCACGGCCTTCACCCGCGTCGGGTTCTCATCGAGCGCATAGTAGAGGAAGCGCTCGAAATTGGACGCCACCTGGATGTCCATCGACGGTGCCAGGCTCGGGTGCACGGCCTCGCTGCGGTATTCGGCCGTGTTGAACAGCCGGTGCAGGATGTCGTTGCGGTTGGTGGCGACCTTGAAGCCGCGGACCGGCAGGCCCATCCGCGCCAGCAGCCACCCGGCAAAGACGTTGCCGAAATTGCCCGTCGGCACGACGAATTCCACATTGCTGCGCTCCGCCGCCGGCACCCGCAGCCACGCCGACAGGTAATAGATGCACTGGCCGAGCACGCGGGCGAGGTTGATGGAGTTCACCGCGGACAGCCCGTGCTTGGCGGCAAAGTCCTGGTCGGCGAAAACCTCCTTCAGCACGCGCTGGGCGTCGTCGAAGCTGCCGTCGATGGCGATCGCATGGACGTTGGCCGCGCCGGTGCAGGTCATCTGCCGCTCCTGCAAGGGCGAGACCCGTCCCTCGGGATACAGGATAAAGATGGCGGTCTTCGGCTTGCCGAGCAGGCCGTGGATGGCGGCGGCGCCGGTGTCACCCGAGGTGGCTCCGAGCACATTGATCCCCTGCCCGCTCTCCACGCATTGGTGTTCGTAGAGGTGGCCGAGCAGCTGCAGGGCAAAATCCTTGAAGGCTAGTGTCTGGCCGTGGAAGAGTTCCAGGACATACAGGTTGCCGTCGAGCTTCCGCAACGGGGCGATGGTCTCCGCCGGCGCAAAGGTGCCGTAGGTCCGCTGGACAATATCGCGCAGCACCGCCGGCTCGAGGTCCGTGGCGAACAGACTCAGGAACTCGAACGCCAGGTCGGTGTAGCCGAGCCCTTCCCACTTCGCCAGGTGCGGAGTCAGGTCCGGCAGCTTCTGCGGCAGGAACAGCCCGCCATCCGGCGCCAGGCCGACGGCCACGGCCTCGGTGAAGCTAAGTGCCTCGGTCTGGCCTCTGGTGGAAACGAATTTCATGCCGCGTAAATTGTCATTCTGAGCGAAGCGAAGAATCCAGCATCAGGCCACCAGAAAGTCATGTGCTTGCCTGGTTTGTCATTCTGAACGAAGTGAAGAATCCAGTAACATAACCGCCAGCGCATATCGCATTGGATTCTTCCCTGCGCTCAGAATGACCAAGCGGAGATCTGTCTTCCGTCCTTCGTCCTCTGGTTTACTTCGACAGCCCGAATGCTTCGTGCGCCGCGCGCACGGCCTCGTCGGCCTTGGCGCGTTCCACCGCGAGAGTCATCTTGATCTCGGAGGTGCCGATCAGCTGGATGTTGATCCCCCGGTCGCCGAGGGCGGTGA
Proteins encoded in this region:
- the thrC gene encoding threonine synthase, yielding MKFVSTRGQTEALSFTEAVAVGLAPDGGLFLPQKLPDLTPHLAKWEGLGYTDLAFEFLSLFATDLEPAVLRDIVQRTYGTFAPAETIAPLRKLDGNLYVLELFHGQTLAFKDFALQLLGHLYEHQCVESGQGINVLGATSGDTGAAAIHGLLGKPKTAIFILYPEGRVSPLQERQMTCTGAANVHAIAIDGSFDDAQRVLKEVFADQDFAAKHGLSAVNSINLARVLGQCIYYLSAWLRVPAAERSNVEFVVPTGNFGNVFAGWLLARMGLPVRGFKVATNRNDILHRLFNTAEYRSEAVHPSLAPSMDIQVASNFERFLYYALDENPTRVKAVMAQIKATGVYRFDVLNKAAFSSSRATDEEITAIIRQVYDRYHYIVDPHTACAFKELNPARTSVVLATAHPAKFPDAIKAATGQTPTHPTLEALKARPIVKHRLPADAAAIKAFIAQHAV